In Coleofasciculus sp. FACHB-1120, the following are encoded in one genomic region:
- a CDS encoding AAA-like domain-containing protein: protein MNVDTLFESLNRELTANQSRPLNPAETLLLRGIWQYQTYSQIAEEVGYSPGYLTNVVAPELLHRLSDLIGQRLTKKNCRILLEEYAISQSHPKPQGRSQPLISSPGLNPNQAFTLAFPSGPIAIDSPFYIARPPIESQVCDEICLPGALVRVKAPREMGKTSLLLRVLDRAQQQGYRTVYLNLEQMDRAICADLNRFLRSLCASVTRELQLEPKLDDYWDEDIGSKVSCTLYFRQHLLEEIKTPLVLALDELHQIFEYPQIAKDVLPLLRSWYEEAKRVPIWQNLRLIIAHSTEVYVPLQLNQSPFNVGLATQLVGFTLAQVQQLAQCYGLNWSDGESAKQLMAMVGGHPVLIHTALYHLSREEQTLSQLLAAAPTPTGIYHHHLQRHWTILKQRPDLLQAFQALQRTRELIYLESSLAHQLNSMGLIDHFGDKVTVSCELYRQYF, encoded by the coding sequence ATGAATGTTGACACCCTCTTTGAGAGCCTCAACCGCGAGTTAACTGCCAATCAGAGCCGTCCGCTCAATCCGGCAGAAACATTACTGTTACGCGGAATCTGGCAATATCAAACCTACAGCCAAATTGCAGAAGAGGTTGGGTATAGTCCTGGCTATTTGACCAATGTAGTTGCACCTGAACTTCTGCACCGGCTCTCAGATCTGATTGGGCAACGCCTGACGAAGAAAAATTGTCGTATTCTGCTGGAAGAGTATGCTATATCCCAATCTCATCCCAAACCACAGGGACGATCGCAACCCCTCATCTCGTCCCCTGGACTCAATCCGAACCAGGCGTTCACCCTAGCGTTTCCCAGTGGACCGATCGCGATCGACTCCCCGTTCTATATTGCGCGTCCGCCCATCGAATCACAAGTGTGTGACGAAATCTGCCTCCCAGGCGCACTGGTGCGTGTCAAAGCACCCAGGGAAATGGGAAAAACTTCGCTGCTTCTGCGCGTGTTGGATCGTGCCCAACAACAGGGATATCGCACTGTTTACCTGAATTTAGAGCAAATGGATCGAGCCATTTGTGCCGACCTGAATCGATTTCTCCGCAGTTTGTGTGCCAGTGTTACTCGTGAACTCCAACTTGAGCCAAAACTAGATGACTACTGGGATGAAGATATTGGCAGCAAAGTCAGTTGTACTTTGTACTTTCGGCAGCATCTATTAGAGGAAATTAAGACACCTTTGGTTCTCGCATTGGATGAACTCCACCAGATTTTTGAGTATCCTCAGATTGCCAAAGATGTTCTACCCCTGCTGCGCTCCTGGTATGAAGAGGCGAAACGAGTTCCAATTTGGCAAAATCTGCGGCTGATTATCGCTCACTCTACAGAAGTGTATGTCCCCCTGCAACTGAATCAGTCTCCTTTCAATGTAGGGTTGGCAACTCAACTCGTTGGATTCACGTTAGCTCAAGTGCAACAACTCGCCCAGTGTTACGGTCTGAACTGGAGCGATGGAGAATCAGCCAAACAACTGATGGCGATGGTTGGTGGACATCCGGTTCTCATCCATACGGCTCTCTATCATCTCAGCCGGGAAGAACAAACTCTGAGCCAACTCCTGGCAGCGGCTCCAACTCCTACGGGAATCTATCACCATCATTTACAGCGTCATTGGACAATCCTTAAACAACGACCGGATCTGCTCCAGGCATTTCAGGCTCTCCAGAGGACTCGCGAACTAATATATTTAGAATCAAGCCTTGCTCATCAGCTAAACAGCATGGGACTGATCGATCATTTTGGGGACAAAGTAACTGTAAGCTGCGAACTATATCGCCAGTATTTCTAA
- a CDS encoding CHASE2 domain-containing protein, giving the protein MNQYQVGGSLSQDHPYYVRRQADADLYQALSSDQFCYVFNARQMGKSSLMVQVLHQLQQDGVCCGAIDLSRIGSETLTPEQWYKGFVVELWQAFDLFSTINLKRWWAERDGLSPVQRLGQFIEEILLVEVKSEEHPRPKLVLFLDEVDSIRGLDFSLNDFFGLIRACYNRRSLKPEYRRLTFALLGVATPSDLMSDHQRTPFNIGRAIDLCGLYQADAQPLAQGLVGCVHEPSRALREILIWTGGQPFLIQKVCQLLVEHPIPSQSITDREHIEQLIHKFMIQAWEFQDEPEHLRTIRDRLLNNSHLTGRLLGIYQQILKDEGVDFDGSREQIELLLSGLAIKQQGQLVVKNPIYQAVFNLNWVCHHLAQLRPYAKSLDAWIASGKGDEFYLLRGQTLQDVLTWALGKSLNHEDYQFLGASQDLAKREAQTALEAVEQASQMLATARQRASREVQKRRIGWCWIPGMMLSIAIPLLLLRGLGLLQELELSLFDQFVRWRPLELIDRRIVMVEIDEQDITQVGHPMPDRVLAQAIQTIQTQKPRVIGLDIYRDLPVEPGHADLVQVFQSTPNLIGIEKVVGNRVAPPPILNQKQQVGFADQVEDADGKVRRALLSVRAENTSQYSLAVQLALPYLAAEGLALKQLDSAGRRFELGKAIFEKFEPNDGGYVNAPAGQSYQILLNFRGTEANFLTVPLRQVLNRQIPAELFRDRIVLIGYTAESIKDRFRTPYNGGWFNPAQPINGVTLHANIVSQIISAALDGRPLIRVWAEPSEWLWVLVWSGVGAVIGWSFRSPLKLAIGILLASGGLMGGGYLALLSGLWIPVVPTLLGLWGTAIAIIIVTDKQRDRLQFQRTFVLLLDARQDYPTAGRIAIEYLKQSETKEHQAAIDRQLG; this is encoded by the coding sequence ATGAATCAGTACCAGGTTGGTGGCAGTCTGAGTCAAGACCATCCTTACTATGTGAGGCGGCAGGCGGATGCTGACCTTTATCAAGCTTTAAGTAGCGATCAATTTTGTTACGTATTTAATGCTCGCCAAATGGGTAAATCTAGCTTGATGGTGCAGGTATTGCATCAGTTGCAACAGGATGGCGTTTGTTGTGGAGCGATCGACCTATCCCGTATTGGTAGCGAAACCCTGACACCAGAGCAGTGGTACAAGGGATTTGTCGTCGAACTGTGGCAGGCATTTGACTTATTCAGCACAATAAACCTGAAACGGTGGTGGGCTGAGCGGGATGGTCTATCTCCAGTGCAACGGTTAGGGCAGTTTATTGAAGAGATTTTGCTGGTGGAAGTTAAAAGCGAGGAACACCCTCGACCCAAGCTGGTGCTGTTTCTGGATGAAGTGGATAGTATTCGAGGCCTGGATTTCTCGCTCAATGATTTTTTTGGACTGATTCGTGCCTGCTATAACCGTCGCAGTTTGAAGCCTGAGTACCGACGGCTGACGTTTGCGCTCTTGGGGGTGGCTACACCATCCGATCTGATGAGCGATCATCAGAGAACTCCATTTAATATTGGTCGAGCAATCGACCTGTGTGGGTTGTATCAAGCGGATGCCCAACCGTTGGCGCAGGGGCTAGTTGGCTGTGTCCACGAGCCGTCGCGTGCCCTACGAGAAATCTTAATATGGACGGGTGGACAGCCCTTCTTGATACAAAAGGTGTGTCAGCTGCTCGTTGAGCATCCCATTCCGTCTCAATCCATCACGGATCGCGAACACATCGAACAACTGATTCACAAATTTATGATTCAAGCGTGGGAATTCCAGGATGAACCCGAACATTTGCGAACCATTCGCGATCGCCTGCTCAATAATTCTCACTTGACGGGGAGACTATTAGGCATCTATCAGCAGATCCTGAAGGATGAGGGAGTGGACTTCGATGGGAGCCGCGAACAGATCGAACTCTTGCTCTCCGGACTAGCGATCAAGCAGCAAGGGCAATTGGTGGTTAAGAATCCCATTTATCAAGCCGTATTTAACCTGAACTGGGTATGTCATCATCTGGCGCAACTTCGTCCCTATGCCAAATCTCTCGATGCGTGGATCGCCTCTGGCAAAGGCGATGAATTCTATTTGTTGCGGGGGCAGACGTTACAAGATGTCTTGACGTGGGCATTAGGCAAGAGCTTGAATCATGAGGATTATCAATTTTTGGGAGCGAGTCAGGATCTGGCGAAACGGGAAGCGCAAACTGCCCTGGAAGCTGTGGAACAGGCAAGCCAGATGTTAGCGACTGCCCGACAACGTGCCAGCCGAGAGGTGCAAAAACGCCGCATTGGTTGGTGTTGGATACCGGGCATGATGTTGAGTATCGCTATCCCCCTTTTGCTGCTCCGTGGTTTAGGACTACTGCAAGAACTAGAATTGAGTCTGTTCGATCAGTTTGTGCGCTGGCGACCTTTAGAACTGATCGATCGCCGCATTGTGATGGTCGAGATCGACGAGCAGGACATTACCCAAGTCGGGCATCCGATGCCGGACAGAGTATTGGCGCAGGCAATTCAGACCATTCAGACGCAAAAACCGCGAGTCATTGGGCTGGATATCTATCGGGATTTACCTGTCGAGCCAGGACACGCAGACTTAGTGCAGGTGTTTCAATCCACACCGAACCTAATTGGGATTGAGAAAGTGGTAGGGAACCGGGTTGCCCCACCCCCAATTTTGAATCAAAAACAACAAGTTGGATTTGCCGATCAGGTTGAAGATGCCGACGGTAAAGTGCGTCGGGCATTATTGTCTGTTAGGGCTGAAAATACATCACAGTATAGTTTGGCAGTACAACTAGCACTGCCGTACTTAGCGGCTGAAGGTCTCGCTTTGAAGCAACTGGATTCAGCGGGGCGACGATTTGAGTTAGGGAAAGCCATTTTCGAGAAATTTGAACCGAATGATGGGGGCTATGTCAATGCTCCAGCCGGACAGAGCTACCAAATCTTGCTCAATTTTCGAGGAACTGAGGCAAATTTTCTGACTGTTCCATTGCGGCAAGTCCTGAACCGTCAGATTCCTGCCGAACTGTTCCGCGATCGCATTGTTCTGATTGGCTACACTGCCGAAAGCATCAAAGATCGCTTCCGGACTCCCTACAATGGCGGTTGGTTCAATCCGGCGCAACCGATTAACGGGGTGACACTCCACGCCAATATTGTCAGTCAAATCATCAGTGCCGCTCTGGATGGACGACCGCTGATTCGCGTCTGGGCTGAGCCGAGCGAATGGCTCTGGGTACTGGTGTGGTCTGGGGTTGGTGCAGTAATAGGCTGGTCGTTTCGATCGCCGTTGAAGCTGGCAATCGGTATTTTGTTAGCAAGTGGTGGACTGATGGGTGGTGGTTATTTAGCCTTGTTGTCTGGCTTGTGGATACCTGTAGTACCGACACTACTAGGGCTGTGGGGAACTGCGATCGCTATCATCATTGTCACCGATAAACAACGCGATCGCCTTCAGTTTCAACGCACGTTCGTATTGCTGTTAGACGCACGGCAAGACTATCCCACTGCTGGACGCATTGCGATCGAGTACTTAAAGCAATCGGAAACAAAAGAACATCAGGCCGCGATCGATCGACAACTAGGGTGA
- a CDS encoding SRPBCC family protein: protein MEHFEVSETVSLPIETVWETHEDVHLLERISLPFPIVRVLDSNIICGLGTRFTIRVELFEQIGIDWQVQITRWEPPRRFIDKQLRGPFQFWEHIHQFIPISETETRLVDVINFELNPFLDSTAIRWGLETMFQMRMNNLKQTLLNENFRTNLKNSNER from the coding sequence TTGGAACATTTTGAGGTTAGCGAAACCGTCTCCCTCCCCATAGAAACCGTCTGGGAAACTCATGAGGATGTACATCTGCTAGAACGCATCTCTCTACCCTTTCCAATAGTCAGGGTATTGGATTCAAACATTATTTGTGGTTTAGGGACGCGCTTTACAATTCGGGTAGAACTTTTCGAGCAGATAGGAATCGACTGGCAAGTGCAAATTACTCGCTGGGAACCTCCGAGAAGATTTATTGATAAACAATTGCGCGGCCCGTTCCAATTCTGGGAACATATTCATCAGTTCATTCCCATTTCTGAGACAGAGACACGCCTAGTTGATGTAATTAATTTTGAACTGAACCCGTTTCTGGACAGTACCGCGATCCGCTGGGGTTTAGAGACGATGTTTCAGATGCGGATGAACAACCTCAAACAAACGTTGTTAAACGAAAATTTTCGGACAAATTTGAAGAACTCTAATGAAAGATAA
- a CDS encoding histone deacetylase, protein MITIFYSDKFLQHETGYMHPEQPERLTAIVDKLRSSTIAEQIQWVSPSSSRNVIPAIEQIHSSNYIQEVRTYSERGWGCFESTQISPQSFEVACLAVSAWLDGIDVVSQLKRPAFVLARPPGHHALKDEGMGFCIFCNAAIAAIYAQSIGIQRVGILDWDVHHGNGTQAAVENIPNMAFCSIHQSPGYPRTGKPDERGKYNNVLNLPIAPGSNIQDYCKLFEERVIPFFKDFCPDILIISAGYDANQTDLLSKINLQPQDYSIITDYCLEITPKILFGLEGGYELESLSSSVLETVKRCVDAFV, encoded by the coding sequence ATGATTACCATCTTCTATTCAGATAAATTTCTTCAGCATGAAACCGGATATATGCATCCTGAACAGCCAGAGCGACTTACTGCTATTGTCGATAAATTGCGAAGCTCAACGATAGCCGAGCAAATCCAATGGGTGAGTCCTTCTAGCTCAAGAAATGTTATCCCAGCGATCGAACAAATTCATTCCTCTAATTACATTCAGGAAGTTCGTACTTATTCTGAGCGGGGTTGGGGGTGTTTTGAATCAACTCAAATCTCGCCTCAAAGCTTTGAGGTTGCTTGCCTTGCAGTCAGTGCTTGGTTAGATGGTATTGATGTGGTTTCGCAGTTAAAACGTCCAGCTTTCGTTCTGGCAAGACCACCTGGACATCATGCCCTCAAAGATGAAGGAATGGGTTTTTGTATTTTCTGCAATGCAGCGATCGCTGCCATTTACGCTCAATCCATCGGAATTCAGCGAGTTGGAATTCTTGATTGGGATGTACATCACGGGAATGGAACCCAAGCAGCCGTAGAAAATATTCCCAACATGGCTTTCTGTTCCATTCATCAATCACCTGGCTATCCCCGTACTGGAAAGCCTGATGAACGGGGTAAGTATAACAATGTCTTGAATCTTCCGATTGCTCCAGGCAGTAATATACAGGATTACTGTAAGTTATTCGAGGAGAGAGTCATTCCCTTTTTTAAAGATTTTTGTCCGGATATCTTAATCATCAGTGCTGGGTATGATGCGAATCAAACAGACTTACTTTCTAAAATCAATTTACAGCCCCAAGATTACAGCATCATCACTGATTATTGTTTAGAGATTACACCCAAAATATTATTTGGTTTAGAAGGCGGCTATGAATTGGAGAGCCTTTCTTCATCAGTACTTGAGACTGTCAAACGATGCGTAGACGCATTTGTATGA